A region of Anolis carolinensis isolate JA03-04 unplaced genomic scaffold, rAnoCar3.1.pri scaffold_7, whole genome shotgun sequence DNA encodes the following proteins:
- the pdcl gene encoding phosducin-like protein produces the protein MTTLDDKLLGEKLQYYYSSSEEDEEDDEDSEKEDKEQEGPRCALRQEMALSSDGSAVNTGPKGVIHDWRRFKQLETERREDQAREMKRLVQRLSLSCRSHLDEEEDRRRQAELREKLGSKLTLQKRGLEETEDDDDDDDEAFLQQYRQQRMEEMRRQLYGAGAPQQFRRVFELTSGEAFLEAVDGGPRGALVLVHLYEEGVPGAEALDGCLACLAGQYPGVKFCRGRSALVGASPRFAAAALPALLVYKGGELVGNFVRITDQLGLDFFADDLESFLQECGLLPEKEAPVPGGGDDADDDGSDLDID, from the exons ATGACGACGCTGGACGACAAGCTCCTGGGGGAGAAGCTCCAGTATTACTACAGCAGCAGCGAAGAGGACGAGGAGGATGACGAGGACAGCGAGAAggaggacaaggagcaggaagggCCCCGCTGCGCCCTTCGGCAGGAGATGGCTCTGAGCAGCGATGGCAGTGCCGTCAACACAG GCCCGAAAGGGGTGATCCACGACTGGCGGCGCTTCAAGCAGCTGGAGACGGAGCGCCGGGAGGACCAGGCCCGGGAGATGAAGCGGCTCGTCCAGCGCCTCTCCCTCAGCTGCCGCTCCCACCTGGACGAGGAGGAGGACCGGCGGAGGCAGGCCGAGCTGCGGGAGAAGCTTGGCAGCAAG CTGACGCTGCAGAAGCGTGGCCTGGAGGAGACGGAAGATGACGACGACGATGACGACGAGGCCTTCCTGCAGCAGTACCGCCAGCAGCGCATGGAGGAGATGCGGCGCCAGCTGTACGGCGCCGGCGCCCCGCAGCAGTTCCGGCGCGTCTTTGAGCTGACGAGCGgggaggccttcctggaggcggTGGACGGGGGCCCGCGGGGCGCGCTGGTGCTGGTCCACCTCTACGAGGAGGGCGTCCCGGGGGCGGAGGCGCTGGACGGCTGCCTGGCCTGCCTGGCGGGGCAGTACCCGGGGGTGAAGTTCTGCCGTGGACGCAGCGCCTTGGTGGGGGCCAGCCCCCGCTTCGCCGCCGCCGCCCTCCCGGCCCTGCTGGTCTACAAGGGGGGCGAGCTGGTGGGCAACTTCGTCCGCATCACCGACCAGCTGGGCCTGGACTTCTTCGCGGACGACCTGGAGTCCTTCCTGCAGGAGTGTGGCCTGTTGCCGGAGAAGGAGGCGCCCGTCCCGGGCGGCGGTGACGATGCCGACGACGACGGCAGCGACTTAGACATCGACTAG